The Bifidobacterium eulemuris genome includes a window with the following:
- a CDS encoding LysM peptidoglycan-binding domain-containing protein yields MAGTAVMMGKGMMRGSAKRSHGTMRLTTRGKLVVALLAAALTWAGISVVSPVPAHSEAGATAVSSYIVRPGDTLWSYASSITPAGQDVSNTVDELIELNDLESGALQAGQRIVVPQR; encoded by the coding sequence ATGGCTGGAACCGCTGTGATGATGGGCAAAGGCATGATGAGGGGTAGCGCCAAGCGATCCCATGGGACGATGCGTCTGACCACACGCGGCAAGCTGGTTGTGGCGCTGCTGGCAGCGGCTTTGACTTGGGCGGGAATCAGTGTGGTTTCGCCGGTCCCCGCGCATTCGGAGGCAGGGGCGACCGCCGTGTCCAGCTATATCGTGCGTCCGGGGGACACGCTGTGGTCGTATGCGTCGAGCATCACTCCCGCGGGGCAGGACGTGTCGAACACGGTCGACGAACTGATCGAGCTGAACGATTTGGAATCCGGCGCATTGCAGGCCGGGCAGCGCATCGTCGTGCCGCAACGTTGA